Proteins from one Camelina sativa cultivar DH55 chromosome 8, Cs, whole genome shotgun sequence genomic window:
- the LOC104708770 gene encoding pentatricopeptide repeat-containing protein At4g38150 isoform X2, translating to MAVRLARSLVASSSSLRSYFSLGNRSSASDITSSEVNGGDRAFAFYSSSSSWWSSPEDLTAGSKRREKKTTDRFSAVIDAVHDRKLPPELRGRRDFVRSKLNSNSLFPWFCGGVFTRQFSSETKRVNTKVNFSLSNDDSDEETPVTRDSGKPELPPPYDPFSKKLAIEEPEDPKNLQEIFHKMRTEGFTNEAVKMFDALSKDGLTHEALELFSQIKDKNQMPEVVAHTAIVEAYANAGQAKEALKVFMRMLSCGVSPNAYTYTVLIKGLAGDARTLKDAKKYLLEMMGIGMSPNAATYTPVFEAFVKEGKEESARELLQEMKGKGFVPDEKAVRD from the exons ATGGCGGTTCGTCTCGCGAGGTCATTGGTTGCATCATCCTCGTCACTACGGTCGTATTTTTCCCTCGGAAATCGCAGCTCGGCCTCAGATATCACTTCATCTGAGGTTAACGGCGGCGATAGAGCTTTTGCCTTTTATTCGTCTTCGTCCTCTTGGTGGTCGTCTCCGGAGGATCTGACGGCTGGAtcgaagaggagagagaagaagaccaCAGACCGTTTCTCTGCCGTAATTGACGCAGTTCATGACCGGAAACTCCCGCCGGAGCTACGTGGCCGGCGCGATTTCGTAAG GTCCAAGCTCAATTCAAATTCACTGTTCCCTTGGTTTTGCGGTGGAGTTTTTACGAGGCAGTTCAGCTCAGAGACTAAGCGAGTTAACACCAAAGTCAATTTCTCTCTGTCTAATGATGATTCAGATGAGGAAACTCCGGTTACTAGAGATTCTGGTAAGCCAGAGCTTCCGCCTCCTTATGACCCATTCAGCAAGAAACTGGCGATTGAGGAACCAGAGGATCCTAAGAATCTCCAAGAAATATTCCACAAGATGAGAACTGAGGGTTTTACTAATGAAGCTGTGAAAATGTTTGATGCCTTGTCTAAAGACGGGCTAACACATGAGGCGCTCGAGCTCTTCTCTCagattaaagataaaaatcaaaTGCCAGAGGTGGTGGCTCATACTGCTATCGTTGAGGCCTATGCTAATGCAGGCCAGGCCAAAGAGGCGCTCAAGGTTTTCATGCGTATGCTTTCCTGTGGCGTTTCGCCTAATGCCTATACATATACAGTTTTGATCAAAGGGCTCGCAGGGGATGCCAGAACACTTAAGGATGCGAAGAAGTACTTGTTGGAAATGATGGGAATTGGCATGAGCCCTAATGCTGCCACTTACACTCCAGTGTTTGAAGCTTTTGTAAAAGAGGGAAAAGAGGAATCAGCTAGAGAATTGTTGCAAGAAATGAAGGGAAAGGGTTTTGTGCCAGATGAGAAAGCT GTCAGAGACTGA
- the LOC104708770 gene encoding pentatricopeptide repeat-containing protein At4g38150 isoform X1 has protein sequence MAVRLARSLVASSSSLRSYFSLGNRSSASDITSSEVNGGDRAFAFYSSSSSWWSSPEDLTAGSKRREKKTTDRFSAVIDAVHDRKLPPELRGRRDFVRSKLNSNSLFPWFCGGVFTRQFSSETKRVNTKVNFSLSNDDSDEETPVTRDSGKPELPPPYDPFSKKLAIEEPEDPKNLQEIFHKMRTEGFTNEAVKMFDALSKDGLTHEALELFSQIKDKNQMPEVVAHTAIVEAYANAGQAKEALKVFMRMLSCGVSPNAYTYTVLIKGLAGDARTLKDAKKYLLEMMGIGMSPNAATYTPVFEAFVKEGKEESARELLQEMKGKGFVPDEKAVREALQSKRGQVFRTVINVLFDK, from the exons ATGGCGGTTCGTCTCGCGAGGTCATTGGTTGCATCATCCTCGTCACTACGGTCGTATTTTTCCCTCGGAAATCGCAGCTCGGCCTCAGATATCACTTCATCTGAGGTTAACGGCGGCGATAGAGCTTTTGCCTTTTATTCGTCTTCGTCCTCTTGGTGGTCGTCTCCGGAGGATCTGACGGCTGGAtcgaagaggagagagaagaagaccaCAGACCGTTTCTCTGCCGTAATTGACGCAGTTCATGACCGGAAACTCCCGCCGGAGCTACGTGGCCGGCGCGATTTCGTAAG GTCCAAGCTCAATTCAAATTCACTGTTCCCTTGGTTTTGCGGTGGAGTTTTTACGAGGCAGTTCAGCTCAGAGACTAAGCGAGTTAACACCAAAGTCAATTTCTCTCTGTCTAATGATGATTCAGATGAGGAAACTCCGGTTACTAGAGATTCTGGTAAGCCAGAGCTTCCGCCTCCTTATGACCCATTCAGCAAGAAACTGGCGATTGAGGAACCAGAGGATCCTAAGAATCTCCAAGAAATATTCCACAAGATGAGAACTGAGGGTTTTACTAATGAAGCTGTGAAAATGTTTGATGCCTTGTCTAAAGACGGGCTAACACATGAGGCGCTCGAGCTCTTCTCTCagattaaagataaaaatcaaaTGCCAGAGGTGGTGGCTCATACTGCTATCGTTGAGGCCTATGCTAATGCAGGCCAGGCCAAAGAGGCGCTCAAGGTTTTCATGCGTATGCTTTCCTGTGGCGTTTCGCCTAATGCCTATACATATACAGTTTTGATCAAAGGGCTCGCAGGGGATGCCAGAACACTTAAGGATGCGAAGAAGTACTTGTTGGAAATGATGGGAATTGGCATGAGCCCTAATGCTGCCACTTACACTCCAGTGTTTGAAGCTTTTGTAAAAGAGGGAAAAGAGGAATCAGCTAGAGAATTGTTGCAAGAAATGAAGGGAAAGGGTTTTGTGCCAGATGAGAAAGCTGTGAGAGAGGCTCTTCAATCTAAAAGAGGCCAAGTCTTTAGGACTGTCAtcaatgttttatttgataAGTAG
- the LOC104708771 gene encoding uncharacterized protein LOC104708771, whose protein sequence is MDGSADEGRHKFLPKVSEYGRVTVSGYNIRLTPLADVERALREHFTPCGEITDVCCLRRIGYIYFMGEGAVDKAMQLNGSDVEGWNVAVEPFPFPEHANDSVVVRVEGYDTSLSKIDIQSALSNLFSSYGEIQCLIILEGYAQVSVEGKDIADKALELNGSVMGGRKLAIEVLCRPYLPTTHMRRRYRWPLPGLQPYPDSSTSDAVIPQSRSESSKTPDKPVEKKRKLSKEEATATLKSKTIPTLVEKQTPDLAGLVVYDICMGDGKKKADPGKWVTVH, encoded by the exons ATGGACGGATCCGCCGACGAG GGAAGGCATAAATTTTTGCCAAAAGTCAG TGAGTATGGGAGGGTTACTGTTTCGGGATATAACATTAGGCTGACTCCTCTTGCCGATGTCGAGAGGGCGTTGAGAGAACATTTCACTCCATGTGGAGAGATCACGGATGTATGTTGTCTCAGGAG aattggttatatatattttatgggaGAAGGCGCAGTCGATAAGGCCATGCAACTTAATGGAAGTGATGTGGAAGGATGGAATGTCGCTGTTGAGCCTTTTCCGTTTCCCGAACATGCAAACGA TAGCGTTGTGGTAAGAGTTGAAGGATATGACACTTCCCTTAGTAAGATTGATATCCAGAGCGCTTTGAGTAATCTGTTCTCTTCATATGGAGAGATCCAGTGCCTCATTATTCTCGAGGG CTATGCACAGGTTAGTGTTGAAGGAAAAGACATTGCTGATAAGGCTCTTGAACTTAATGGGAGCGTCATGGGAGGACGCAAATTAGCTATTGAGGTGCTTTGTAGACCGTATTTACCCACTACCCACATGCGCCGCCGCTACAGGTGGCCACTACCTGGTCTCCAACCAT ATCCCGACAGCTCTACCAGTGATGCAGTCATTCCACAAAGCag GAGTGAAAGCTCCAAGACTCCCGATAAACCTGTTGAGAAGAAAAGGAAGTTAAGTAAGGAAGAGGCTACAGCTACATTAAAGAGTAAGACCATTCCTACTTTAGTTGAGAAGCAAACACCTGATCTAGCTGGGCTCGTTGTTTACGATATATGCATGGGCGACGGCAAGAAGAAAGCTGATCCTGGAAAATGG GTTACTGTCCACTAA
- the LOC104708770 gene encoding dnaJ homolog subfamily C member 28 isoform X3, with product MAVRLARSLVASSSSLRSYFSLGNRSSASDITSSEVNGGDRAFAFYSSSSSWWSSPEDLTAGSKRREKKTTDRFSAVIDAVHDRKLPPELRGRRDFVRSETDIVNVVEQRIWHSMEEGHFENLPGKGKPLNLHTNPHADPAEDTLYRILNKNGFAPEWVELNKEIRNKAKEWRVSLKKAWTMKLEENQSGWEERSDLLEKELKQINNMVFRYNLIAPFGRQMFGLKWEKEIDRLKE from the exons ATGGCGGTTCGTCTCGCGAGGTCATTGGTTGCATCATCCTCGTCACTACGGTCGTATTTTTCCCTCGGAAATCGCAGCTCGGCCTCAGATATCACTTCATCTGAGGTTAACGGCGGCGATAGAGCTTTTGCCTTTTATTCGTCTTCGTCCTCTTGGTGGTCGTCTCCGGAGGATCTGACGGCTGGAtcgaagaggagagagaagaagaccaCAGACCGTTTCTCTGCCGTAATTGACGCAGTTCATGACCGGAAACTCCCGCCGGAGCTACGTGGCCGGCGCGATTTCGTAAG GTCAGAGACTGACATAGTCAACGTGGTTGAGCAAAGGATATGGCATTCGATGGAAGAAGGCCACTTTGAGAACTTACCTGGTAAAGGCAAACCCTTGAACCTCCACACAAATCCTCACGCAGACCCAGCTGAGGATACATTGTATCGGATTCTTAACAAGAACGGGTTTGCTCCTGAATGGGTGGAACTCAACAAAGAgataagaaacaaagcaaaagaaTGGAGAGTTTCACTGAAGAAAGCATGGACAATGAAACTCGAGGAAAACCAATCGGGCTGGGAGGAGAGATCAGATTTGCTGGAAAAAGAATTGAAACAGATCAACAACATG GTTTTTAGGTACAACCTGATCGCTCCTTTTGGCCGTCAAATGTTTGGACTGAAGTGGGAGAAAGAGATTGATCGCTTGAAAGAATAA
- the LOC104709959 gene encoding uncharacterized protein LOC104709959: protein MASSSNNIEEMMDNYFDEALDNYFDKAFENRFDRRFGDQQEATTEKTKRSYIERDRESGHKRLWDDYFSEDATYSPRLFCRRFRMNKNLFLRIVERLSAEVPYFRQRKDATGRLGLSALQKSTAAIRMMAYGCAADAVDEYLRLADSTAILCLEQFAEGVINLFGDEYLRRPTVEDLQRLLNIGELRRFPGMIGSIDFFDDVLQGIAPKVKFFVNGRAYHMAYYLTDDIYPNWATFIQSIPMPQDPKSSLFATSQEGTRKDVERAFGVLQARFAIVRNPALVHDKKL, encoded by the exons ATGGCATCTTCTTCTAATAATATTGAGGAAATGATGGATAACTACTTTGATGAAGCACttgataattattttgataaagcATTCGAGAATCGATTTGATCGAAGATTCGGTGATCAGCAAGAAGCAACAACGGAGAAGACAAAACGATCCTACATTGAAAGAGACCGTGAAAGTGGTCACAAACGCTTATGGgatgattatttcagtgaagATGCAACATATTCTCCTCGCCTCTTTTGTCGccgttttagaatgaacaaaaacTTGTTCTTGCGTATCGTTGAACGACTCTCCGCTGAAGTTCCATACTTTCGACAACGAAAAGATGCTACTGGAAGATTAGGTCTCTCTGCACTACAAAAATCTACAGCagcaattcgtatgatggcatatggttgTGCAGCTGATGCGGTTGACGAATATCTCCGACTTGCTGATAGCACTGCGATATTATGCTTGGAACAGTTCGCTGAAGGAGTCATtaatttatttggagatgagtacctCCGAAGACCCACAGTAGAAGATCTTCAACGACTACTCAATATTGGAGAGTTGCGCAGATTTCCCGGGATGATAGGcagcatagatt TTTTTGATGACGTATTACAAGGTATAGCTCCTAAAGTGAAATTCTTTGTCAACGGACGAGCATATCATATGGCTTACTATCTTACAGATGATATTTATCCTAATTGggctacttttatccaatcaATTCCAATGCCCCAAGATCCAAAATCATCCTTATTTGCTACATCTCAAGAAGGCACACGTAAAGATGTCGAGCGTGCTTTTGGCGTCTTACAAGCTCGATTTGCCATAGTAAGAAATCCAGCTCTTGTCCATGATAAG AAACtttaa